The following coding sequences lie in one Arachis stenosperma cultivar V10309 chromosome 5, arast.V10309.gnm1.PFL2, whole genome shotgun sequence genomic window:
- the LOC130979990 gene encoding uncharacterized protein LOC130979990 — protein sequence MYVEINVVHIFLQLCHYILHTEQSIRPQDMLEKSLKYLILTCFLLPLSYRGADVFLLAFSLISRASYENVAKKWIPELRHYAPGVPIILVRTKLGWFTSQTQVMNESQARNKNEEIIAKVTNWSTPKEHDPLKSLLGEAAHSHSPSSPNLEENLASRKNSKLPQNNGSGLTTVNSILGPDSPSAQSLINDAAKEWNSPARYPTEMKREKRKAKSRPYWIQLVCCSSVDLQRRQKLPYDGYGYSYSYFHAIWGLVCF from the exons ATGTATGTTGAGATTAATGTTGTCCACATATTCTTGCAGCTTTGTCACTACATCCTTCACACTGAACAAAGTATTAGACCGCAGGATATGCTTGAAAAATCATTGAAATATCTGATTCTCACATGTTTTCTTCTACCTTTAAGCTATCGAGGAGCTGATGTATTCCTGCTAGCATTCTCTCTCATAAGCAGGGCTAGCTATGAAAATGTTGCCAAGAAA TGGATTCCTGAGTTGAGGCATTATGCTCCTGGTGTTCCAATTATTCTTGTTAGAACAAAACTTG GCTGGTTTACCTCTCAAACTCAGGTCATGAATGAGTCTCAAGCGAGAAACAAGAATGAAGAGATAATAGCAAAGGTCACAAACTGGAGCACCCCTAAGGAGCACGACCCTCTGAAGAGCCTCTTAGGTGAGGCTGCTCACAGCCACAGCCCAAGTTCTCCAAATTTGGAAGAAAACTTGGCAAGCAGAAAGAATAGTAAACTTCCACAAAACAATGGTTCTGGATTGACAACTGTTAACTCCATTCTAGGTCCTGATTCGCCTTCAGCTCAATCTCTGATAAACGACGCTGCAAAAGAATGGAACTCACCGGCAAGATATCCTACGGAAATGAAGAGGGAAAAGAGGAAAGCCAAGAGCAGACCATATTGGATACAATTAGTATGTTGCTCATCAGTGGATCTTCAGAGAAGGCAAAAACTGCCATATGATGGTTATGGTTATAGTTATAGTTATTTTCATGCTATTTGGGGTCTTGTCTGCTTCTAG
- the LOC130980076 gene encoding KIN17-like protein: MEASLEGSRMFLAKLLMTIYSKECLKLKLGSTLEELIREVEKKKEKINRKDYWLREGIIVKVMSKALAEKGYYKQKGVVRKVIDKYVGEIDMLESKHVLRVDQEELETVILQVGGRVKIVNGAYRGSTAKLLGVDTDHFCAKVQIERGAYDGRVLKAVEYEDIYKIAQ, from the coding sequence ATGGAAGCTTCGTTGGAAGGCTCCAGGATGTTCTTGGCAAAGCTTCTTATGACTATATACAGTAAGGAATGCTTGAAATTAAAGCTCGGCTCAACCTTGGAAGAATTGATAAGGGAAGtggagaagaaaaaagagaaaatcaaCAGGAAGGACTATTGGTTGCGTGAGGGAATCATTGTTAAGGTTATGAGCAAGGCCTTGGCAGAGAAGGGGTACTACAAGCAAAAGGGTGTGGTGAGAAAGGTGATTGACAAATATGTTGGGGAAATTGATATGCTTGAAAGCAAGCATGTGCTGAGAGTCGATCAGGAAGAGCTTGAAACTGTGATTCTACAAGTTGGGGGCCGTGTAAAAATTGTCAATGGTGCATATCGTGGATCAACTGCGAAACTTTTGGGAGTGGATACGGATCATTTTTGTGCAAAGGTGCAGATAGAGAGAGGTGCCTATGATGGCAGGGTACTCAAAGCTGTGGAATATGAAGACATTTATAAAATAGCACAATGA